The Mammaliicoccus sciuri genome window below encodes:
- the gatB gene encoding Asp-tRNA(Asn)/Glu-tRNA(Gln) amidotransferase subunit GatB: protein MHFETIIGLEVHVELKTESKMFSPSPAHFGAEPNTNTNVIDLAYPGVLPVVNKTAVDWAMRAAMALNMDIAKESKFDRKNYFYPDNPKAYQISQFDQPIGENGWIDIEVDGETKRIGITRLHMEEDAGKLTHKDGYSLVDLNRQGTPLIEIVSEPDIRSPKEAYAYLEKLRAIIQYTGVSDCKMEEGSLRCDANISLRPYGQEEFGTKAELKNLNSFNYVRKGLEHEEKRQAEVLLAGGEILQETRRFNESTGETILMRVKEGSDDYRYFPEPDLVPLYVDDEWKERVRQTIPDLPDVRKERYVNELGLPAYDAHVLTLTKEMSDFFEAAIEHGADVKLTSNWLMGGVNEYLNKNHIELQDTALTPENLAGMIKLIEDGTMSSKIAKKVFPELAENGGDSHQIMKDKGLVQISDEATLLGFVTEALDNNPQSVEDFKNGKGKAMGFLVGQIMKISKGQANPQIVNQLLKSELEKR, encoded by the coding sequence ATGCATTTTGAAACAATTATCGGCCTAGAAGTTCACGTCGAATTAAAAACAGAATCAAAAATGTTTTCACCATCACCCGCTCATTTTGGTGCGGAACCTAATACAAATACAAACGTTATTGACTTAGCATACCCAGGTGTATTACCAGTTGTAAACAAGACAGCTGTTGATTGGGCTATGCGTGCAGCAATGGCATTAAATATGGATATTGCGAAAGAATCTAAATTTGATAGAAAAAACTATTTCTACCCAGATAATCCAAAAGCTTATCAAATTTCTCAATTCGATCAACCAATTGGTGAAAATGGTTGGATTGATATTGAAGTAGATGGAGAAACTAAACGTATTGGTATCACACGTTTACACATGGAAGAAGATGCAGGTAAATTAACTCATAAAGATGGATATTCTTTAGTTGATTTAAACCGTCAAGGAACACCTTTAATCGAAATCGTTTCTGAACCTGATATTCGTTCTCCTAAAGAAGCATATGCTTACTTAGAAAAATTACGTGCAATTATTCAATATACAGGCGTATCAGATTGTAAAATGGAAGAAGGTTCATTACGTTGTGATGCCAACATTTCATTACGTCCGTATGGTCAAGAAGAATTCGGTACAAAAGCTGAGCTTAAAAACTTAAACTCATTTAACTATGTCCGTAAAGGTCTTGAACATGAAGAAAAACGCCAAGCAGAAGTATTATTAGCTGGTGGAGAAATTTTACAAGAAACACGTCGTTTCAACGAATCAACTGGCGAAACAATTTTAATGCGTGTTAAAGAAGGTTCAGATGACTATCGTTACTTCCCAGAGCCAGACTTAGTACCATTATACGTTGATGATGAGTGGAAAGAACGTGTACGTCAAACAATCCCAGATTTACCAGACGTACGTAAAGAACGTTATGTTAATGAATTAGGATTACCAGCTTATGATGCACATGTATTAACATTAACTAAAGAAATGTCAGATTTCTTTGAAGCAGCAATTGAACATGGTGCAGACGTTAAATTAACATCTAACTGGTTAATGGGTGGCGTTAATGAATACTTAAATAAAAATCATATCGAATTACAAGATACTGCATTAACACCAGAAAACTTAGCAGGTATGATTAAACTTATTGAAGATGGTACAATGAGTAGTAAAATTGCTAAGAAAGTATTCCCTGAATTAGCTGAAAATGGTGGAGACTCACATCAAATTATGAAAGACAAAGGTCTTGTACAAATATCTGATGAAGCAACACTATTAGGATTCGTAACAGAAGCATTAGATAATAATCCTCAATCAGTAGAAGACTTCAAAAATGGTAAAGGCAAAGCGATGGGCTTCTTAGTAGGTCAAATTATGAAAATTTCAAAAGGCCAAGCAAACCCACAAATCGTAAACCAATTACTAAAATCAGAATTAGAAAAAAGATAA